Proteins encoded by one window of Halodesulfovibrio sp. MK-HDV:
- a CDS encoding sulfite exporter TauE/SafE family protein produces the protein MDLSIAQLSYAVCVLLLASIVRGLTGFGFSAIIVTGLSLVVAPAQTVMLALFLEIIASVRMLPSTWKNINYKLLAALCVGTAVGTPVGVSLLVLLSPDVIRLIISCTVLIFAVLIWRGFKYTGKRNVGVDCFVGLVSGVCNGAAALGGLPIVTFLLSTEAAVVATRATLIAVFFCTDVYALLVAGGHGIITSQTLVNVACSIPLLLIGVAVGQKLFSVASPAVFKKVAVFLLIGLSCVGLIKSCITFL, from the coding sequence ATGGACTTGTCTATCGCTCAATTAAGCTACGCAGTTTGCGTGTTGTTGTTGGCCTCGATTGTTCGCGGACTAACAGGCTTTGGTTTTTCCGCAATAATTGTAACAGGCTTAAGCCTTGTTGTGGCACCGGCTCAAACTGTTATGCTTGCATTGTTTCTTGAGATTATTGCAAGTGTGCGCATGTTACCGTCGACATGGAAAAATATTAACTATAAATTGCTTGCGGCATTATGCGTGGGCACTGCTGTTGGAACCCCTGTAGGGGTTAGTTTGCTTGTGCTTTTGTCGCCGGATGTTATTCGCCTGATCATCTCTTGTACTGTATTGATCTTTGCCGTTTTGATATGGCGTGGTTTTAAGTACACAGGTAAACGTAATGTTGGCGTTGATTGCTTTGTGGGGTTGGTCTCTGGAGTCTGTAACGGCGCAGCTGCACTGGGTGGTTTGCCTATTGTGACTTTCCTGCTTTCAACAGAGGCGGCAGTAGTTGCAACCCGGGCAACGTTGATTGCGGTGTTTTTCTGCACAGATGTATATGCATTGCTTGTGGCTGGCGGACATGGAATTATCACATCCCAAACATTAGTGAACGTGGCGTGTTCAATACCGTTATTGCTTATTGGTGTTGCGGTAGGACAAAAGTTGTTTTCTGTAGCGTCACCAGCAGTGTTTAAAAAAGTCGCAGTGTTTTTGCTGATAGGGCTTTCGTGTGTAGGTTTGATTAAATCATGTATTACATTTCTCTAA